The Methylobacterium durans nucleotide sequence CGACCCTCGGGTAGGAACCGACCGGGCGGGCGACATCCCGCCCGCGTCCGCACCGGGGCCGGAGGTCGGCATCCCCGGGCCTGTCCCGCGGAGCCCCGTGTCGCGGTGGTCGTCACTCCGGCGGGCTCGGGCCGGATCGAGCGCCTACCGGCACGGATCGGGTGAGAGGGCGAGTTCGGCCAAGGGCCCGTCGTAGATGGCCGTCTCGCCGATCTCGCCGCCGGCGTGCCGCTTGGTCCAGTCGACGCCCGGGGCCTTCGAGCCCTTCCACGACAGCCCCTTCACCGGCGGTGAGGCGGAGGGCGTGACATCGAAGCGGACCGTGAAGCGCTCGGCTCCGTAGGCGACCTCGACGGCATCCCATTGCTCCTCGCCCGCATGCCGGATCTCCCGGAGGGTCTTGCCGATCAGGTCTCGTCGCGTCATCGGGCGGAGAGACGAGATCGGCCTCGCGTCCAGCACCGTGTAGGTTCTGGGGCATTCCCACTTCGTCTCAGCCGGCGTCGGCCCGCGGGTGTCGAGGAGGTTCCAGGCGAGGGCGGATCCCGCGATCGCGAACAGGCGGACGAAAGGCATCACGGATGCCACCTTGCCGCTGGAGGACCAGCGCCGCGCTCAGGTCGGATCGGATGCTGTGCCCGCCGGAAGGGGCAGGCAATCCTCTGTGCAGTTGCGCGCAGGAGCTTGGCGGACGATCCGCCGCTTCGCGCAGCTCAAGGTGAAGCCGTCCGCGAAGCGTGGGGCAAGACCGCCTATTTCTCGACGAAGGCCTTCTCGATGACGAAGTGCCCGGCCTCGCCGTGGTTGCCCTCCTCGTAGCCGCCCTCAGTCAGGAGCTGGCGCGTGTCGCGGATCATCTCCGGGCTGCCGCACAGCATGAACCGGTCCGCCTCCCGGCTCATCGCCGGCAGGCCCACATCCGCAAACAGCTTGCCCGACACCATCAGGTCGGTGATCCGGCCCCGGTTGCGGAACGGCTCGCGCGTCACGGTGGGATAGTAGACCAGCTGCTGGCTGATCATGTCGCCCAGGAACTCGTGGCGCGGCAGATCCTGCGTGATCGTCTCGCCGTAGGCGAGCTCGGAGACCTGCCGGCAGCCATGCACCAGCACCACGCGCTCGAAGCGCTCGTAGGTCTCCGGGTCCTTGATGATCGACAGGAACGGCGCCAGCCCCGTGCCGGTGCCGAGGAGGTAGAGGTGGCGGCCCGGCAGCAGGTTGTCGAGCACCAGCGTGCCGGTCGGCTTCTTGCCGACCATGATCGGATCGCCGACCTTGAGGTGCTGGAGCTTGCTCGTCAGCGGGCCGTTCGGGACCTTGATGGAGAAGAACTCCAGCTCCTCCTCGTAATTGGCCGAGACCACCGAGTAGGCGCGCAGGAGCGGCCGGCCCTCGACCTCGATGCCGATCATGGTGAACTCGCCGTTGCGGAAGCGGAACGAGGGGTCGCGGGTGGTGCGGAAGGAGAACAGCGTGTCCGTCCAGTGGTGCACCGACAGCACCCGCTCCTCGTTGTGCTTGCTCATGGGTCGATCCTCCGGTTGGCGGTGTCAGGCGGCGGCGGGGTCCTGCGTGCCGAAGGCCTGCGCGAGCTTGCCGACCTGGCCGTCGAAGGCGGCAGCCTCCGGGTCCGGATCGATCTTCTCGCTGATGTTCGGCCACAGGGCGGCATACTTGGCGTTGAGGGCGATCCAGCCTTCGAGCCCCGGCTCGGTGTCGGCCTTGATCGCGTCGGCCGGGCATTCGGGCTCGCAGACGCCGCAATCGATGCACTCGTCGGGGTTGATCACCAGCATCGTCTCGCCGACGTAGAAGCAATCGACGGGGCAGACCTCGACGCAGTCGGTGTACTTGCACCGGATGCAGTTCTCGGTGACGACGTAGGTCATGCGCGTGTCCTGTTGAGAGGTG carries:
- a CDS encoding ferredoxin--NADP reductase — encoded protein: MSKHNEERVLSVHHWTDTLFSFRTTRDPSFRFRNGEFTMIGIEVEGRPLLRAYSVVSANYEEELEFFSIKVPNGPLTSKLQHLKVGDPIMVGKKPTGTLVLDNLLPGRHLYLLGTGTGLAPFLSIIKDPETYERFERVVLVHGCRQVSELAYGETITQDLPRHEFLGDMISQQLVYYPTVTREPFRNRGRITDLMVSGKLFADVGLPAMSREADRFMLCGSPEMIRDTRQLLTEGGYEEGNHGEAGHFVIEKAFVEK
- the fdxA gene encoding ferredoxin FdxA — translated: MTYVVTENCIRCKYTDCVEVCPVDCFYVGETMLVINPDECIDCGVCEPECPADAIKADTEPGLEGWIALNAKYAALWPNISEKIDPDPEAAAFDGQVGKLAQAFGTQDPAAA